Proteins encoded together in one Hevea brasiliensis isolate MT/VB/25A 57/8 chromosome 16, ASM3005281v1, whole genome shotgun sequence window:
- the LOC110649581 gene encoding E3 ubiquitin-protein ligase CIP8 has protein sequence MSRLSSSPSPLPDLNIDPNSNLNVDLVPESQDYNPLQPSHTTFSVSVNPKCVSSSGCDFCSDSDSNFHAYPLEPHYPFSHGDHEFHLGGLDVVTQYMDDLDSWGLEDNNNLDALSSYMELGSGFGVELGRDEVRADGLRVTGIDPELESGSDLEIVEMGAGGDEPGSPRLWDSFIDNQMGLANPNEEFEWEELDQAINESENLIMACDRVEELSLSSSSISVATEDGELTEDEEMNIEWELSMAINNHNFSIEDSYMFDVDDDHTFLEQLVDSDIHERGSPPAAKRAVENLPLVCLGKEDFVVCAICKDEVKEGEMVNKLPCCHYYHGECIVPWLRIKNTCPVCRHELPTDDQDNESRNSRRRRLRGAGGISIDSTEG, from the coding sequence ATGTCTCGCCTTTCTAGTTCTCCTTCCCCTCTTCCAGACCTAAACATAGACCCTAACTCCAACCTTAACGTGGACCTGGTCCCGGAATCCCAAGATTACAATCCCCTCCAACCATCGCACACCACGTTTTCCGTCTCTGTCAACCCCAAGTGTGTGTCCAGCTCCGGCTGCGATTTCTGTTCGGATTCGGATTCCAATTTCCATGCTTATCCTCTCGAGCCACACTATCCCTTCAGTCATGGTGATCACGAGTTTCATTTGGGCGGTCTAGATGTGGTAACGCAGTACATGGATGATTTGGATTCTTGGGGTCTTGAAGATAACAACAACTTGGATGCTCTCTCGAGCTATATGGAGTTAGGATCTGGGTTTGGGGTTGAATTAGGCAGGGATGAAGTTCGCGCCGATGGGCTTCGGGTTACCGGGATTGACCCGGAGTTGGAGTCTGGTTCTGACCTCGAGATTGTTGAAATGGGTGCTGGTGGTGATGAACCGGGCTCTCCTAGATTATGGGATAGTTTTATTGATAATCAGATGGGATTGGCCAATCCTAATGAGGAATTTGAATGGGAGGAATTGGACCAAGCAATCAATGAAAGTGAAAATCTGATTATGGCGTGTGATAGAGTCGAGGAATTATCGCTATCATCATCCAGTATTTCAGTCGCAACAGAAGATGGGGAGCTAACGGAAGATGAGGAAATGAATATTGAGTGGGAACTTTCAATGGCCATTaacaatcataatttttcaattgAGGATTCTTATATGTTTGATGTTGATGATGATCATACATTTTTGGAACAATTGGTGGATAGTGACATTCATGAGAGGGGAAGTCCACCAGCTGCAAAAAGAGCTGTTGAAAACCTTCCTCTGGTATGCTTGGGAAAGGAGGATTTTGTGGTTTGTGCTATTTGCAAGGATGAGGTGAAGGAGGGGGAGATGGTAAATAAGTTGCCTTGTTGCCATTATTATCATGGAGAGTGTATTGTGCCTTGGTTGAGGATAAAGAATACTTGTCCTGTTTGTCGACATGAGTTGCCCACTGATGATCAGGACAATGAGAGCAGGAACAGTAGGAGAAGGAGACTGAGAGGTGCAGGTGGGATTTCCATCGATTCAACAGAGGGGTAG